The stretch of DNA TCACTCTACTATGATGGTCAATCCTGTCACTTTAGCTTTGTTTCTGAGAATACAAGCATGAACCTGCCTTGTAAACTTTCCAGTATTTCATGTGATCTTGTCTATGTGCTTTGGTTAGAACTGTTGATTAGTTATATCTATAGGAGTTAAGTGTGAAAAGTTATTTAATTAATTCCACGAGTGGTCTGTCACCTTTATGGTTAAGTGTGGCATCTATTTGTCTAAGTAAGTTATTCGTTGGGCCTGGTGTTAGGCCATATGTGTTGTTGGACCTAGGTATTGGATTCAGGAAGATTCTACTGTCCTTATGAGCCTGAGATTTGGGTCTGTTGGTTTGTGAGGCTGCTGAAGGCCCAGAAATTCACTGGGTTATTTTATAGCGGGCATGTACTTGTTTCAGTCTGTATTTTATCATCTTTGAGTTTGTATTATTCCATCTTGGTCCTGTAATTTGTAATAACGCATAATTGGGGTGTTAATAAAATTGGGGAATGGGTGTTCTTTGTTCTTGCATAAAGGGTAGAGAATATGCCTATAGGTTCTACATGTTTTATTTGTTATCATGTTTAACTTGCTCTACTTCTGCACGCTAGTAGAAATCATGTCTCTAGGAATTTCACACACCTCACATAATTTGTCTAATACTCGTACACTATCTCAAACATGCTATTAATCGCCATACTTGATAATACTGTGCGTTTAGACAGCATGCCAATAGGACGTATATTATTTGCTTTTGCTAacctagatatcatgcctataggacttcaaataattaattgatcaaattgcttctattacttttggTGCACTGtccatctagatatcatgaccATAGGACACTAATATCTTAATCAACTGCTTCTGTTGTTTTATTACACTTCCACCTAGATAGCATTCCTATAGGAATAATTATGTTAACAGTGAGTTCAAATACAAATTATTAGAAATCTTGCCTACAGAATACTGTTATTGGCCTAGAAAGCATATAGAATCAAACACTGGAAATTCCTAGTTTTAATAGCTTTCACTGACATTATGCAAACAACTTacaaatcatgcctataggacagtGTCACTCACCTGAGACGCCTATCTATAAAATCAGTGCTAATAATCCTGAGTCTGCAAATAGCTTACTGCCTCCTCGCCTAAGCCACTTAGAACAATAACGATGCATATACGATACTAGaattcagaatcacctagaaatcatgcctataggactcggaGTCTCGATTCTAGAACTATGTACTGCCTAAATGACCCGCGTGCATTTATTGCGGAGGCTAACTTGGTCCTTTAATTTTCTCTATGTGgagtcctatctgttttgaatgtctcttagttttatcattttgagcagtcTAGGTGGAGTGTAGAACCATCCAAATAATAGGTCCAACGCCTCTTAAACCGTAGGTACaggatgggtagtgcacgcataggatacaatttataattgaattagagcgcctttaggtaacaacttcaacatagtaattgggtagcagaaaatgatagtctgtacccgctgaataatatgagcaacccctaccttaagggagttgcaaagtattatttatgttgcacagggtgatcttttaggctaaaaaacataggaccccccccccccccccccattttctTTATATACTTGTTATTTACATTTAGTCATTTCacatagaccaatgtagttgCATCCTTGTGATcattaagatttgtaccaattctcatgTGTTTTAgtaagactcttcgacttctaaaattccctttgtttatttgatcacctagcctaatcacATAATCTACGTAGTTTAAAATTCGGCTGGGACCCATagttatggacctcgaagagtgcctaacaccttctctttgaggtaatttgagcccttaccctatCTTTGATGACacggactagtcaaacagagttatttctaaataggtgtcctaacgcacctcaaaaatcgttaggtggcgactcttcccTTTTAATACCTTCATTTAAAatagttgtcacacgtcgaaacccgctttcatGAGAAAATGGGGCACGACACAAGTgtcatcatggtagaggctattaCAGTAGATCAATTCAGTCAGCACTTTTGGCCTCACGTGGTGCTTTAGCTAGACATGGGTTTCAGAGTACTCGTTCATGGCAGTCATCATTTAGTTTACCTGCCGCACGTGGTTCTTACACTAGTTATTCCAATCGTTCGGGACAGGCTCAATCCCCACAGCCCCGTTAGCAAAGAGCTAGCATTGAGTGTGGGGATTCAAGGCACATGATGAGGGATTTCCCTAGGCTTTGTATGAGCGTAACTCAGTAGGGCACCCAGACTATGATTCCTGCACTAGGTGCTACACCACAtgtacagccagctagaggtggaggtcaggcgggtagaggtcatCTCAGAGCTGGAGGCCAGGATCGTTGTTATGCTTTTCCTGGTAGGCCTGAGGCGGTTGTGTCATATGCAGTCACTATAGGTATTGTCTTGATCTATCATGTAGATGATTCATTATTATTTGTTATGGGTTCTAATTATTCGTATGTGTTATCCTACTTTGTatcatatttggatatgccttATGGTTCTCTTGGTATTCCTATTTATATATCTATACCTGTcggtgattctattatggtagatcgcgtatattattcttgtgttgttactattgggggttatgagactaaGGTTGATCTTCTGTTGCTTAATATGGGTGATTTTGAGGTGGTTTTGGGTATACATTGGTTATCTTCGtaccatgttattcttgattttcACGCTAAGATCAAGACGTTGTCTAT from Nicotiana tomentosiformis chromosome 11, ASM39032v3, whole genome shotgun sequence encodes:
- the LOC138901351 gene encoding uncharacterized protein encodes the protein MIPALGATPHVQPARGGGQAGRGHLRAGGQDRCYAFPGRPEAVVSYAVTIGIVLIYHVDDSLLFVMGSNYSYVLSYFVSYLDMPYGSLGIPIYISIPVGDSIMVDRVYYSCVVTIGGYETKVDLLLLNMGDFEVVLGIHWLSSYHVILDFHAKIKTLSMPGFPRLEWRCSFGYTPSWEVSFLNDQRMVEKGCLVYLTLLEMLVLILLG